One stretch of Muribaculum intestinale DNA includes these proteins:
- a CDS encoding O-antigen ligase family protein: MIRIDRICIWLFLSALVLLLVSHKFLKPVDESITVFLLGIALADSILNNKWRSYIPLWILLGVTLVYIIYSLTGVHFNTARYVLTDALIEIKPYVPFLVCLGISPKWSNVDLRLLQTCALLVAVITTGILLTGPSNTNMIFEHQAFAGLIIYICALCYWFSCIKSNGQVAHRDKIIILLIMTGGLLCTRSKFYGYYVLGIFFMFFYRPGILKQINMKHLAMIVSLIIVFIAVSWKKISFYFITGNSDSFDPNVMESFARPVMYLHGFTILFDYFPFGSGLASFASFPSAENYSSLYYEYGLNNIHGLSPDMPDFICDAFYPTLAQFGIIGVIFFITFWVYTYRFLRMMIRKNPILYINQFSIGALIISAMLIECVASTSFVQPSGQVAMMLLGMICSVSKSVSDNATIENVTSTLTTDNKKRIKI; this comes from the coding sequence ATGATACGAATCGACCGGATATGCATATGGCTATTTCTATCAGCACTTGTGCTTCTGCTCGTCAGCCATAAGTTCTTGAAACCGGTCGACGAAAGTATAACTGTATTCCTGCTTGGCATAGCTCTCGCCGACAGCATTCTTAATAATAAGTGGAGAAGCTATATCCCGTTATGGATATTGCTCGGCGTAACGCTTGTGTATATCATATATTCACTTACCGGTGTGCATTTCAACACTGCCCGTTATGTTCTGACCGATGCGCTGATTGAGATAAAACCATACGTGCCGTTTTTGGTATGCCTTGGAATATCACCTAAATGGAGCAATGTCGATTTGCGCCTTCTGCAAACATGCGCATTGCTTGTGGCTGTAATCACCACCGGAATACTGCTGACTGGACCAAGCAACACCAACATGATTTTTGAACATCAGGCATTCGCAGGTCTTATTATTTATATATGTGCTCTATGCTATTGGTTTAGCTGCATAAAGTCTAATGGCCAAGTCGCCCACCGCGATAAAATAATTATACTTTTAATCATGACTGGGGGGCTGCTGTGCACACGTTCAAAATTCTATGGATATTATGTGCTTGGAATATTCTTCATGTTTTTTTACAGACCCGGTATATTAAAACAGATAAACATGAAACATCTGGCTATGATTGTTTCTCTTATCATAGTGTTCATAGCCGTATCCTGGAAAAAAATCAGTTTCTACTTCATAACCGGCAATTCTGATTCATTCGATCCAAATGTTATGGAGAGTTTCGCCCGTCCGGTAATGTATCTCCATGGATTTACGATATTATTCGATTATTTCCCATTTGGTTCGGGATTGGCATCTTTTGCTTCATTCCCATCTGCCGAAAACTACTCGTCGCTATATTATGAGTATGGCCTCAATAATATACATGGCCTGTCTCCCGACATGCCCGATTTCATCTGTGACGCATTCTACCCGACGTTAGCGCAATTCGGTATAATAGGAGTAATTTTCTTCATCACATTCTGGGTTTATACATATAGATTTTTACGAATGATGATTCGTAAAAACCCGATACTATACATCAATCAATTCTCAATAGGAGCTCTGATTATCTCGGCAATGCTTATCGAGTGTGTAGCATCAACATCATTCGTACAGCCCTCCGGACAAGTAGCCATGATGTTGTTGGGCATGATATGTTCAGTGTCCAAATCTGTCTCCGATAACGCAACTATAGAAAATGTAACATCGACTCTCACAACCGACAATAAAAAAAGAATCAAAATATAA
- a CDS encoding polysaccharide biosynthesis/export family protein, whose protein sequence is MYLRHIITILAFPILFCACTTQKDLAYFENIKDSQFGTIQTADYQIKIKSQDELMIIVSSEVPSASTQFNTVMANPVTGKDLPDITSASIGSIMTTSSTTPKYLTYTVNKNGDIDFPVLGEIHVEGMTIEELKNYLKSQIENTVRNPLVFVYLVNFKVKVIGEVKEPQTVNVTTEKFSIIDALSACGDMTEYGKRDNVIIMREQPDGTMGYFRLNLHDTSLFTSPYYYLQQNDIVYVEPNQIKQDNSKYNQNNSFKLSTISTIVSAASVIASLVIALTVK, encoded by the coding sequence ATGTATCTTCGTCATATCATTACCATATTAGCATTCCCTATTTTATTTTGCGCCTGTACCACGCAAAAGGATCTCGCATATTTTGAAAACATAAAGGATTCTCAGTTCGGGACAATACAGACCGCAGACTATCAAATTAAAATTAAGTCTCAAGACGAACTAATGATTATAGTAAGTTCTGAGGTTCCTTCGGCATCCACTCAGTTTAATACTGTAATGGCCAATCCGGTTACAGGAAAAGATCTTCCCGATATAACATCGGCTTCCATTGGAAGTATCATGACAACGTCGTCAACCACACCTAAATATCTCACATATACCGTCAACAAAAATGGGGATATAGACTTCCCTGTATTAGGAGAAATACATGTTGAAGGTATGACAATCGAAGAACTAAAGAATTACCTGAAATCACAGATAGAAAATACTGTCCGAAATCCTCTGGTATTTGTTTATCTGGTAAACTTCAAGGTAAAAGTAATAGGAGAGGTGAAAGAACCTCAGACAGTCAACGTAACCACCGAAAAATTCTCTATAATCGATGCCCTGTCGGCTTGTGGAGACATGACTGAATACGGCAAGCGCGACAATGTGATAATTATGCGAGAACAACCGGATGGAACTATGGGGTATTTTAGATTAAATCTACATGATACCTCGTTGTTTACCTCTCCATATTACTATCTACAACAGAATGATATTGTGTACGTTGAACCCAACCAAATAAAACAAGATAACTCGAAATATAATCAGAACAATAGTTTCAAACTCTCCACAATATCAACAATCGTCAGCGCAGCGTCTGTAATAGCATCATTAGTAATTGCACTCACTGTAAAGTAG
- a CDS encoding flippase gives MPSLKTNFIYNFILTGSNYLMALAVFPYISRVLGPENVGIVNFVDSTIDYFIMLSTMGMMFVGVREIASAKNNPERLSSTFSGLFIVNLIFTILSLLALGTAYIFIPALSKYPEMVFIGVIKLIFKFLLIEWFFLGLEDFKYISIRSLIIKLIFVIGVFVWVRQPSDYEKYYILLVGILVAGAIANWEYGRKKIKFIFNNSSWKSHIRPFLYITSYTLCVNMYNSFNVMFLGIATNETEVGYYTTALKMFAVIIAFYYAFTGVALPRMSALLSEKNIDEFINLIHRTTNTLIALSIPIIISGICLAPQIIFIIGGPKFNGSIIPMILIFPLLIITGYNKILIDQIMMPYKKDKILMRNAAISAIITIVLNILLAKSLGAVGTAIVWIGAEITLLILSMKTVVNLLPIKFPIYDLIKQVIIYIPMGICLWYMGHLINNNYIHFAVGALFTAIYFIIIQYKYIKTPDVNNMIKKFTSIRHIDNKAV, from the coding sequence ATGCCCTCACTCAAAACAAATTTCATATACAATTTTATTCTCACCGGAAGCAATTACCTAATGGCACTTGCCGTATTTCCATATATCTCACGAGTATTGGGACCGGAGAATGTAGGGATTGTAAATTTTGTAGACAGCACAATTGATTATTTCATAATGCTGTCGACCATGGGCATGATGTTTGTTGGGGTACGAGAAATTGCCTCTGCAAAAAATAATCCTGAAAGACTTTCCAGTACATTTTCCGGACTGTTTATTGTAAACCTGATATTTACTATACTTTCATTGCTGGCTTTAGGTACGGCATATATTTTCATCCCGGCACTCTCAAAATATCCGGAAATGGTATTCATCGGTGTTATAAAACTAATTTTTAAGTTCCTGCTTATCGAATGGTTTTTCCTTGGACTTGAAGATTTCAAGTATATAAGTATTCGCTCCCTGATAATAAAATTAATCTTCGTAATTGGAGTATTCGTATGGGTACGACAACCCTCCGATTATGAGAAATATTACATATTATTGGTGGGAATTCTGGTAGCCGGAGCTATAGCAAACTGGGAATATGGCCGTAAGAAAATAAAATTTATCTTTAATAACTCGTCGTGGAAATCACATATCCGACCGTTTTTGTATATAACATCATACACATTATGTGTAAACATGTACAACTCTTTCAACGTAATGTTTTTGGGAATAGCCACAAATGAGACCGAAGTAGGATATTACACTACTGCATTAAAGATGTTTGCCGTGATTATTGCATTCTACTATGCATTTACCGGTGTAGCGCTTCCCCGCATGTCGGCTCTTCTTTCAGAGAAAAACATCGACGAATTTATCAACCTCATCCATCGAACTACGAATACCCTTATTGCATTATCCATACCAATCATAATCTCTGGCATATGTCTTGCTCCTCAGATTATCTTTATAATAGGTGGACCTAAATTCAACGGTTCTATAATACCCATGATCCTCATATTTCCCCTGCTTATTATAACCGGATACAACAAGATACTGATTGATCAGATAATGATGCCGTATAAAAAAGATAAGATATTAATGAGAAACGCAGCAATCTCGGCAATCATAACTATTGTACTTAATATTCTTCTCGCAAAATCATTGGGAGCTGTAGGCACTGCCATTGTCTGGATTGGAGCGGAGATTACTCTCTTGATTCTATCCATGAAAACTGTGGTAAATTTATTACCAATAAAGTTTCCCATCTACGACTTGATTAAACAGGTCATCATATATATTCCTATGGGCATATGTCTATGGTATATGGGACATCTGATTAATAATAACTATATACATTTTGCTGTCGGTGCTTTATTTACAGCAATATATTTCATAATAATTCAATATAAGTATATCAAGACTCCGGATGTTAACAATATGATTAAAAAATTCACATCAATTAGACACATTGACAATAAAGCTGTCTAA
- the wecB gene encoding non-hydrolyzing UDP-N-acetylglucosamine 2-epimerase, with translation MKKILLVFGTRPEAIKMAPLVNELKKYSSELITEVCVTGQHREMLDQVLEIFDITPDYDLNIMKSGQDLYDITSRVLLGMKDVLAESKPDIVLVHGDTTTSTAAALAAFYQQIPVGHIEAGLRTGDLMNPWPEELNRQITGRIASLHFAPTPLSKENLRKENIAADIIYITGNTVIDAIHYVCDKIAHNSTIAKHIEELLIAKGYNPLRNNKKVLITGHRRENFGNGFIGICNGIKKLAQKYPNVDFIYPMHLNPNVRRPINEIFFTPNQTQMTNVFFIEPLDYLCFVSLMNTCDIVLTDSGGIQEEAPGLGKPVLVMRTTTERPEAVEAGTVKLVGTDTDTIFNEVSQLLDDSDYYETMSKAVNPYGDGKACSRIANILRCNI, from the coding sequence ATGAAAAAAATTTTACTTGTATTCGGCACTCGACCGGAAGCAATCAAAATGGCTCCCCTTGTTAACGAGCTTAAAAAATATAGTTCTGAATTAATTACAGAAGTCTGCGTTACCGGTCAGCACCGAGAGATGCTCGATCAAGTGCTTGAAATATTTGACATAACCCCTGATTATGATTTAAATATTATGAAAAGCGGTCAGGATTTATATGATATCACATCAAGGGTATTACTGGGAATGAAGGATGTGCTTGCTGAAAGTAAACCTGATATAGTACTTGTACATGGAGACACCACAACATCAACGGCTGCCGCATTAGCCGCATTTTATCAACAGATACCTGTAGGGCATATTGAAGCAGGCCTAAGAACAGGCGACCTAATGAATCCATGGCCCGAAGAACTTAACCGACAAATTACCGGAAGAATTGCAAGCCTCCATTTTGCACCAACTCCACTCAGCAAAGAGAATTTACGTAAAGAAAACATCGCTGCTGACATAATTTATATAACAGGCAATACTGTGATTGATGCCATACATTATGTATGTGATAAAATCGCACATAACTCCACTATCGCCAAACATATAGAAGAACTACTGATTGCCAAAGGATATAATCCATTGCGCAATAATAAAAAAGTGCTTATCACAGGACATCGCCGTGAAAATTTTGGAAACGGGTTCATCGGGATATGCAATGGAATCAAGAAACTCGCACAGAAATATCCTAATGTAGATTTTATCTATCCAATGCATCTGAATCCAAATGTAAGGCGTCCTATTAATGAAATATTTTTCACACCGAACCAGACTCAAATGACAAATGTATTTTTCATAGAACCATTAGACTATCTCTGTTTTGTTAGTCTTATGAATACATGCGACATCGTACTGACTGATAGTGGAGGCATACAGGAAGAAGCTCCAGGTCTTGGCAAACCGGTACTTGTAATGCGCACCACTACCGAGCGGCCGGAAGCAGTCGAGGCCGGAACAGTGAAACTGGTCGGCACAGATACAGATACTATATTTAATGAAGTATCGCAACTGCTTGACGACTCCGACTATTACGAAACAATGAGCAAAGCCGTCAATCCTTATGGCGATGGAAAAGCCTGCTCTCGTATTGCAAATATATTACGGTGCAATATTTAA
- a CDS encoding glycosyltransferase: MEYFLIDQPGETYYPRPEGSILINSPAASLKVVMWIKGAWRAVNATTNDDILLCYLDIQAVICWWIAILTCRKRNIVAINILLKDKPTLKNRVASWLYKRALSSKRFHATVTSPEYGKWLNRKFRRDFSYYHLPDLYVYDDLADIAATTPVEPDTVFCGGKNGRDWQMMADIAKAMPEMRFKLIMPGEVWNAIGASLPPNVTCRHDIPVDEFLHDMASSEVVCLPLDTEAPAGLIVLFQAAAMNKPIVTSDTVTTRGYITDKISNARLVASKNPLKWADTIRRSTSCKTSSGHSLRNYLRNNCNSDSFVGHLSNIISGLQK; encoded by the coding sequence ATGGAATATTTTCTCATCGACCAGCCCGGCGAAACATATTATCCGCGCCCGGAGGGGAGCATTCTAATCAATTCCCCCGCTGCATCCCTAAAGGTCGTGATGTGGATAAAAGGCGCATGGCGTGCGGTAAACGCTACAACTAATGACGATATATTGCTATGCTACCTTGACATACAGGCAGTAATATGCTGGTGGATTGCGATACTCACATGCCGCAAGCGCAATATCGTTGCCATAAATATACTTCTTAAAGACAAGCCGACTCTGAAAAACAGAGTTGCGTCGTGGCTTTACAAGCGGGCCCTTTCCTCCAAAAGATTCCATGCGACAGTGACCTCTCCGGAATACGGCAAATGGCTTAACCGCAAATTCCGACGCGACTTCAGTTACTATCACCTCCCCGACCTGTATGTATATGATGACCTTGCCGATATCGCTGCCACGACTCCTGTGGAGCCCGACACCGTATTCTGCGGAGGCAAAAACGGACGTGACTGGCAGATGATGGCTGATATAGCCAAGGCAATGCCCGAAATGAGATTCAAACTGATAATGCCGGGGGAGGTGTGGAACGCAATCGGCGCCTCACTCCCGCCAAATGTAACCTGCCGGCATGACATTCCGGTCGATGAATTCCTCCATGATATGGCCTCATCCGAAGTCGTATGCCTGCCTCTCGACACTGAAGCTCCGGCCGGCCTGATAGTCCTGTTTCAAGCCGCCGCAATGAACAAACCAATCGTAACATCCGACACAGTGACCACCCGAGGATATATAACCGACAAAATATCCAATGCTAGACTTGTAGCCAGTAAGAACCCTCTAAAATGGGCCGACACTATACGTCGGTCAACCAGTTGCAAAACCTCCTCAGGACACAGTCTGCGCAACTATCTTAGAAATAATTGCAACTCCGACTCTTTTGTCGGTCACCTTTCGAATATCATCAGTGGCTTGCAGAAATAA
- a CDS encoding saccharopine dehydrogenase family protein, with protein sequence MSKVIIIGCGGVGTVVAYKCAQNPDVFTEIVLASRTKSKCDALAAKIGAPNITTDRVDADNVDDIVALFERHKPRLVINVALPYQDLAIMEACLKCGVNYLDTANYEPKDVAHFEYSWQWAYRERFEKAGLTAILGCGFDPGVSGVFTAYAAKHHFSEMEYLDIVDCNAGDHGKAFATNFNPEINIREITQNGRYYEAGEWKVTKPLEIHAPLTYPNIGARDSYLLYHEELESLVINFPTIKRARFWMTFGQEYLTHLRVIQNIGMARIDEVEYNGTKIIPLQFLKAVLPNPQDLGENYHGETSIGCRISGKDKEGKPLTYYIYNNCSHEAAFRETGMQAVSYTTGVPAMAGAMMFLTGKWEKPGVHNVEEFDPDPFLAIIAAQGLPWHEVLNGDLEVDKIG encoded by the coding sequence ATGTCAAAAGTCATAATCATCGGCTGCGGAGGCGTAGGTACTGTCGTAGCCTACAAATGCGCACAGAACCCCGACGTATTCACCGAAATCGTGCTGGCCTCGCGCACAAAGAGCAAATGTGACGCCCTGGCCGCAAAGATAGGCGCACCCAACATCACCACCGACCGTGTGGACGCCGATAACGTAGACGATATCGTGGCTCTTTTCGAGCGCCACAAGCCCCGTCTGGTAATCAACGTAGCTCTTCCCTATCAGGATCTCGCCATCATGGAGGCTTGTCTGAAGTGTGGCGTCAATTATCTTGACACCGCCAACTACGAGCCCAAGGATGTGGCCCACTTCGAGTATTCATGGCAGTGGGCCTACCGCGAGCGCTTTGAGAAGGCCGGTCTGACCGCCATACTCGGCTGCGGATTCGACCCGGGTGTATCAGGAGTGTTCACAGCATATGCAGCCAAACACCACTTCTCGGAGATGGAGTATCTCGACATAGTCGACTGCAATGCCGGTGACCACGGCAAGGCATTCGCCACCAACTTCAACCCGGAAATCAATATCCGCGAAATCACTCAGAACGGCCGCTACTACGAGGCCGGGGAGTGGAAGGTGACCAAACCGCTGGAAATCCACGCACCCCTCACCTACCCCAACATCGGCGCACGCGACTCCTACCTGCTCTACCACGAAGAGCTGGAGAGCCTGGTGATTAACTTCCCCACCATCAAGCGCGCCCGCTTCTGGATGACCTTCGGCCAGGAATACCTGACCCACCTGCGCGTAATACAGAACATCGGCATGGCCCGCATCGACGAGGTGGAATACAACGGCACGAAGATAATACCCCTGCAGTTCCTGAAAGCCGTGCTCCCCAATCCGCAGGATCTCGGCGAGAACTATCACGGCGAGACCTCAATCGGCTGCCGCATATCGGGCAAGGACAAGGAGGGCAAGCCCCTTACCTATTATATCTACAACAACTGTAGCCATGAGGCAGCCTTCCGCGAGACCGGCATGCAGGCCGTCAGCTACACCACCGGCGTACCCGCCATGGCCGGCGCCATGATGTTCCTCACCGGCAAGTGGGAGAAGCCCGGCGTACACAACGTAGAGGAGTTTGACCCCGATCCGTTCCTGGCTATAATCGCCGCCCAGGGTCTCCCCTGGCACGAAGTGCTCAACGGCGACCTCGAAGTGGACAAAATCGGCTGA
- the mscL gene encoding large-conductance mechanosensitive channel protein MscL has product MGKFLTEFKEFAMKGNVIDMAVGVIIGGAFGKIVTSLVNDIIMPLVGIATGGVNFKDHKILLKAAETAADGTVINPEVVLTWGVFVQSIVDFLIIAFCIFVAIRWMNKLKKATVKAEEEAPAATPAEPTKEEQLLTEIRDLLKAQARSDKK; this is encoded by the coding sequence ATGGGAAAATTTCTTACCGAATTCAAGGAGTTTGCCATGAAAGGCAATGTCATCGACATGGCAGTCGGCGTAATCATCGGCGGCGCTTTCGGCAAAATCGTAACATCGCTGGTCAACGATATAATCATGCCTCTTGTCGGGATAGCCACCGGCGGAGTAAACTTCAAGGACCACAAGATACTGCTCAAGGCGGCGGAGACCGCAGCCGACGGCACTGTAATCAATCCGGAGGTTGTGCTCACCTGGGGAGTGTTCGTACAGTCGATTGTGGATTTTCTCATCATCGCCTTCTGTATATTCGTGGCTATCCGCTGGATGAACAAGCTCAAGAAAGCCACCGTCAAGGCCGAGGAAGAAGCTCCGGCAGCAACTCCGGCCGAGCCGACCAAAGAGGAACAGCTTCTGACCGAGATACGCGACCTGCTCAAGGCCCAGGCCCGGTCGGACAAGAAATAA
- the gap gene encoding type I glyceraldehyde-3-phosphate dehydrogenase, with protein sequence MTKIGINGFGRIGRFVFRASTKRDDIEVVAINDLLPVDYMAYMLKYDTMHGKFDGTVDYDLEKSLLIVNGKAIRVTACKNPAEIAWGAVEAEYVVESTGLFLTKEKAQAHIEAGAKYVVMSAPSKDDTPMFVCGVNLDKYVKGTQFVSNASCTTNCLAPITKVLHDKFGVKEGLMTTVHSTTATQKTVDGPSMKDWRGGRAASGNIIPSSTGAAKAVGKVIPELNGKLTGMSMRVPTLDVSVVDLTVNLEKPATYDEICAAMKEASEGELKGILGYTEDAVVSSDFLGDPRTSIFDKAAGIQLTPTFVKVISWYDNEIGYSNKVLDLIAHMKKVNG encoded by the coding sequence ATGACTAAAATCGGTATTAACGGCTTCGGCCGTATCGGACGTTTCGTGTTCCGTGCGTCTACAAAGCGTGACGACATCGAGGTAGTTGCTATCAACGACCTCCTCCCCGTTGACTACATGGCTTACATGCTCAAGTATGACACCATGCACGGCAAGTTCGACGGTACTGTTGACTACGACCTCGAAAAGAGCCTTCTTATCGTAAACGGCAAGGCTATCCGTGTTACCGCCTGCAAGAACCCCGCTGAAATCGCCTGGGGAGCTGTTGAGGCTGAATACGTTGTTGAGTCAACAGGTCTCTTCCTCACAAAGGAAAAGGCTCAGGCCCACATCGAAGCCGGTGCCAAGTATGTAGTTATGTCGGCTCCTTCAAAGGACGATACCCCCATGTTCGTATGCGGTGTAAACCTCGACAAGTATGTTAAGGGCACTCAGTTCGTTTCCAACGCTTCTTGCACAACCAACTGTCTCGCTCCTATCACCAAGGTGCTCCACGACAAGTTCGGCGTTAAGGAAGGCCTCATGACTACCGTTCACTCTACTACCGCTACTCAGAAGACCGTTGACGGTCCCTCTATGAAGGACTGGCGTGGTGGCCGTGCCGCTTCCGGCAACATCATCCCCTCTTCTACAGGTGCTGCCAAGGCTGTAGGTAAAGTAATCCCCGAACTCAACGGCAAGCTCACCGGTATGTCTATGCGTGTCCCCACCCTCGACGTATCTGTTGTTGACCTCACCGTTAACCTCGAAAAGCCCGCTACTTACGACGAAATCTGCGCTGCCATGAAGGAAGCCAGCGAAGGCGAGCTCAAGGGTATCCTCGGCTACACTGAGGACGCAGTCGTTTCAAGCGACTTCCTCGGCGACCCCCGCACTTCTATCTTCGACAAGGCTGCCGGTATCCAGCTCACTCCGACCTTCGTTAAGGTTATCTCCTGGTACGACAACGAGATCGGCTACTCCAACAAGGTGCTCGACCTCATCGCCCACATGAAGAAGGTAAACGGCTAA